In Anguilla rostrata isolate EN2019 chromosome 1, ASM1855537v3, whole genome shotgun sequence, a genomic segment contains:
- the LOC135253783 gene encoding 5-hydroxytryptamine receptor 1E-like isoform X2 yields MGWLVADSPGAANVTGSKTGSAMAAEKVAVVVCLGTLTLLTTILNGGVIAAICTTKKLHLPANYLICSLAVTDFLVAILVMPPSILYVATETWPLGPAICEAWLSLDMTCCTCSILHLCAIALDRYWAITNAVEYTYKRTARRAAVMVAAVWAISALISVPPLFWRRGHGNPGNHTDCMITHDHVGYTLYSTVGAFYGPLVLILVLYCRIYAAAKALYKKRGSTLQQGAAGRLDSQNSFGHCRSVHAFCVPELSTSDPGPEMERLDDVIVSGPAEGGMGGARERARIRLSRERKAARTLGLILGAFVLCWLPFFIKELLVGLKLLRDSESMLLSNALTWLGYVNSLINPLIYTSFNEDFKHAFKMLLKCKGHP; encoded by the coding sequence ATGGGCTGGCTTGTGGCGGACAGCCCTGGAGCTGCCAATGTCACAGGCAGCAAGACAGGGTCAGCGATGGCAGCAGAGAAGGTGGCGGTGGTGGTCTGCTTGGGGACCCTGACCCTCCTCACCACCATCCTGAACGGCGGCGTCATAGCTGCTATCTGCACCACCAAGAAGCTCCACCTGCCCGCCAACTACCTCATTTGCTCGCTGGCCGTCACCGACTTCCTGGTGGCCATCTTGGTGATGCCGCCCAGCATCCTCTACGTCGCCACGGAGACCTGGCCACTGGGGCCGGCCATCTGTGAGGCCTGGCTGAGCCTGGACATGACCTGCTGCACCTGTTCCATTCTCCACCTGTGCGCCATCGCGCTGGACCGCTACTGGGCCATCACCAACGCCGTGGAGTACACCTACAAGCGGACGGCTCGCCGGGCTGCCGTCATGGTGGCCGCCGTGTGGGCGATCTCTGCCCTCATCTCTGTACCGCCCCTCTTCTGGAGGCGTGGCCACGGCAACCCTGGTAACCACACTGACTGCATGATCACGCATGACCACGTGGGCTACACCCTCTACTCCACTGTTGGGGCGTTCTACGGCCCGCTGGTGCTCATCCTCGTGCTTTACTGCCGGATCTACGCTGCAGCGAAAGCCCTGTACAAGAAGAGGGGCTCCACCCTGCAGCAGGGTGCGGCCGGGAGGTTGGACAGCCAGAACTCCTTCGGCCACTGCCGATCGGTGCACGCCTTCTGCGTTCCCGAGCTGTCGACATCCGACCCGGGCCCAGAAATGGAGAGGCTGGACGACGTCATTGTATCAGGGCCTGCGGAGGGCGggatgggcggggccagggagaGGGCCAGGATCCGCCTCAGCAGGGAGAGGAAGGCGGCGCGGACCCTGGGGCTCATCCTGGGGGCGTTCGTGCTCTGCTGGCTACCCTTCTTCATCAAGGAGCTGCTGGTGGGGCTGAAGCTGCTGCGGGACTCGGAATCCATGCTGCTGTCCAACGCCCTCACCTGGCTCGGCTACGTCAATTCACTTATCAACCCGCTTATCTACACCAGCTTCAATGAGGACTTCAAGCATGCATTCAAGATGCTGCTCAAGTGCAAGGGACACCCATAG
- the LOC135253783 gene encoding 5-hydroxytryptamine receptor 1E-like isoform X1, with translation MLLLLFPRSVYHGQLGIHTSSGCGQWGQLRQQEMGWLVADSPGAANVTGSKTGSAMAAEKVAVVVCLGTLTLLTTILNGGVIAAICTTKKLHLPANYLICSLAVTDFLVAILVMPPSILYVATETWPLGPAICEAWLSLDMTCCTCSILHLCAIALDRYWAITNAVEYTYKRTARRAAVMVAAVWAISALISVPPLFWRRGHGNPGNHTDCMITHDHVGYTLYSTVGAFYGPLVLILVLYCRIYAAAKALYKKRGSTLQQGAAGRLDSQNSFGHCRSVHAFCVPELSTSDPGPEMERLDDVIVSGPAEGGMGGARERARIRLSRERKAARTLGLILGAFVLCWLPFFIKELLVGLKLLRDSESMLLSNALTWLGYVNSLINPLIYTSFNEDFKHAFKMLLKCKGHP, from the coding sequence ATGCTTCTCCTCCTGTTTCCCAGGAGCGTGTACCATGGCCAGCTGGGGATACACACCTCTAGTGGCTGTGGCCAGTGGGGACAGCTGAGGCAGCAGGAGATGGGCTGGCTTGTGGCGGACAGCCCTGGAGCTGCCAATGTCACAGGCAGCAAGACAGGGTCAGCGATGGCAGCAGAGAAGGTGGCGGTGGTGGTCTGCTTGGGGACCCTGACCCTCCTCACCACCATCCTGAACGGCGGCGTCATAGCTGCTATCTGCACCACCAAGAAGCTCCACCTGCCCGCCAACTACCTCATTTGCTCGCTGGCCGTCACCGACTTCCTGGTGGCCATCTTGGTGATGCCGCCCAGCATCCTCTACGTCGCCACGGAGACCTGGCCACTGGGGCCGGCCATCTGTGAGGCCTGGCTGAGCCTGGACATGACCTGCTGCACCTGTTCCATTCTCCACCTGTGCGCCATCGCGCTGGACCGCTACTGGGCCATCACCAACGCCGTGGAGTACACCTACAAGCGGACGGCTCGCCGGGCTGCCGTCATGGTGGCCGCCGTGTGGGCGATCTCTGCCCTCATCTCTGTACCGCCCCTCTTCTGGAGGCGTGGCCACGGCAACCCTGGTAACCACACTGACTGCATGATCACGCATGACCACGTGGGCTACACCCTCTACTCCACTGTTGGGGCGTTCTACGGCCCGCTGGTGCTCATCCTCGTGCTTTACTGCCGGATCTACGCTGCAGCGAAAGCCCTGTACAAGAAGAGGGGCTCCACCCTGCAGCAGGGTGCGGCCGGGAGGTTGGACAGCCAGAACTCCTTCGGCCACTGCCGATCGGTGCACGCCTTCTGCGTTCCCGAGCTGTCGACATCCGACCCGGGCCCAGAAATGGAGAGGCTGGACGACGTCATTGTATCAGGGCCTGCGGAGGGCGggatgggcggggccagggagaGGGCCAGGATCCGCCTCAGCAGGGAGAGGAAGGCGGCGCGGACCCTGGGGCTCATCCTGGGGGCGTTCGTGCTCTGCTGGCTACCCTTCTTCATCAAGGAGCTGCTGGTGGGGCTGAAGCTGCTGCGGGACTCGGAATCCATGCTGCTGTCCAACGCCCTCACCTGGCTCGGCTACGTCAATTCACTTATCAACCCGCTTATCTACACCAGCTTCAATGAGGACTTCAAGCATGCATTCAAGATGCTGCTCAAGTGCAAGGGACACCCATAG